A single region of the Salvia splendens isolate huo1 chromosome 18, SspV2, whole genome shotgun sequence genome encodes:
- the LOC121776043 gene encoding AP2-like ethylene-responsive transcription factor ANT isoform X2, producing MGDESNNNNNNSSNWLGFSLSAPSMDDNHHSSSNAVSTPAPINFSFNYPGFCYGDNPSFYSHLTVMPLKSDGSLCLMEAINRSQPQAPKLEDFFGVGHPHHYQGGMALSLDSMYYHHTNTQPTANTTGTDFLSSLQEYPLYYAPPPPTPHKEPDHPSPPDQISGGEAYNELQTLSLSMSPGSQSSCITAPVVVADAVTYDNKKRGQDKVDQKQIVHRKSIDTFGQRTSQYRGVTRHRWTGRYEAHLWDNSCKKEGQSRKGRQVYLGGYDMEEKAARAYDLAALKYWGPSTHINFPLENYQQELEEMKNMSRQEYVAHLRRKSSGFSRGASIYRGVTRHHQHGRWQARIGRVAGNKDLYLGTFSTQEEAAEAYDVAAIKFRGVNAVTNFDITRYDVERIMESNGLLPGEMARRNKEVVVVAASSSNDINAEPVVVAKECEWRVALPNGMGEAGKMSAPSSLASSREGSPDRNNVLPIQFPALPSKFFPCPTGGEGAAAWIPAAGPMRAQVPLFSAWAADV from the exons ATGGGCGATGAAagtaacaacaacaacaacaacagcaGCAATTGGTTGGGATTCTCTCTCTCAGCTCCAAGCATGGACGACAACCACCACTCCTCCTCTAACGCCGTCTCCACTCCCGCCCCAATCAACTTTTCCTTCAACTACCCCGGTTTCTGCTACGGCGACAACCCCAGCTTCTACTCCCACTTAACCGTCATGCCTCTCAAATCCGACGGCTCCCTTTGCTTGATGGAAGCCATCAACCGATCCCAGCCACAAG CTCCGAAGCTGGAGGATTTCTTCGGAGTGGGCCATCCCCATCACTACCAAGGAGGAATGGCGCTGAGCCTCGACAGCATGTATTACCACCACACCAACACTCAACCCACCGCCAACACCACCGGCACCGATTTCCTCAGCTCTCTCCAGGAATATCCACTTTACTACGCGCCGCCTCCGCCGACGCCGCACAAGGAGCCTGACCACCCTTCTCCGCCCGACCAAATATCTGGCGGAGAGGCCTACAACGAGCTGCAGACTCTCAGCCTTTCCATGAGCCCCGGCTCACAGTCCAGCTGCATCACCGCCCCTGTTGTCGTAGCTGACGCAGTCACCTACGACAACAAGAAAAGAGGCCAGGACAAAGTCGATCAGAAGCAGATCGTTCACCGCAAATCCATCGACACATTCGGCCAGAGAACCAGTCAATACAGAGGCGTCACCAG ACATCGATGGACTGGGAGATACGAAGCTCATTTATGGGACAACAGTTGCAAGAAAGAAGGCCAGAGCAGAAAGGGAAGGCAAG TTTACCTTG GAGGGTATGATATGGAAGAAAAAGCGGCCCGGGCTTATGATTTGGCCGCACTCAAGTACTGGGGACCGTCCACACACATCAATTTTCCg TTGGAGAATTACCAACAGGAGCTGGAAGAAATGAAGAACATGAGCCGGCAGGAATACGTCGCTCATCTCCGGAGGAAAAGCAGTGGCTTCTCTCGGGGAGCTTCCATATACAGAGGAGTCACAAG ACATCATCAACACGGCCGCTGGCAAGCCCGCATCGGCCGCGTTGCCGGCAACAAGGATCTCTATCTCGGCACATTCA GTACGCAGGAGGAGGCTGCGGAGGCGTACGACGTCGCGGCCATCAAGTTCAGAGGCGTGAACGCGGTGACGAACTTCGACATCACGCGCTACGACGTGGAGAGGATCATGGAGAGCAACGGCCTTCTTCCCGGGGAAATGGCGCGACGGAACAAAGAGGTTGTCGTCGTCGCAGCCTCTTCTTCGAACGACATTAATGCGGAGCCGGTTGTTGTGGCGAAGGAGTGTGAGTGGAGAGTGGCGCTGCCTAATGGCATGGGCGAGGCGGGGAAGATGTCCGCGCCCTCGTCCCTTGCCAGCTCGAGGGAGGGCAGCCCGGACCGGAACAATGTGCTTCCCATCCAATTTCCTGCCCTGCCTAGCAAGTTTTTCCCATGCCCCACGGGGGGCGAGGGCGCGGCCGCGTGGATCCCTGCGGCCGGCCCAATGCGGGCCCAGGTGCCTCTCTTCTCCGCATGGGCTGCGGATGTTtag
- the LOC121776043 gene encoding AP2-like ethylene-responsive transcription factor ANT isoform X1: protein MGDESNNNNNNSSNWLGFSLSAPSMDDNHHSSSNAVSTPAPINFSFNYPGFCYGDNPSFYSHLTVMPLKSDGSLCLMEAINRSQPQAPKLEDFFGVGHPHHYQGGMALSLDSMYYHHTNTQPTANTTGTDFLSSLQEYPLYYAPPPPTPHKEPDHPSPPDQISGGEAYNELQTLSLSMSPGSQSSCITAPVVVADAVTYDNKKRGQDKVDQKQIVHRKSIDTFGQRTSQYRGVTRHRWTGRYEAHLWDNSCKKEGQSRKGRQVYLGGYDMEEKAARAYDLAALKYWGPSTHINFPLENYQQELEEMKNMSRQEYVAHLRRKSSGFSRGASIYRGVTSRHHQHGRWQARIGRVAGNKDLYLGTFSTQEEAAEAYDVAAIKFRGVNAVTNFDITRYDVERIMESNGLLPGEMARRNKEVVVVAASSSNDINAEPVVVAKECEWRVALPNGMGEAGKMSAPSSLASSREGSPDRNNVLPIQFPALPSKFFPCPTGGEGAAAWIPAAGPMRAQVPLFSAWAADV, encoded by the exons ATGGGCGATGAAagtaacaacaacaacaacaacagcaGCAATTGGTTGGGATTCTCTCTCTCAGCTCCAAGCATGGACGACAACCACCACTCCTCCTCTAACGCCGTCTCCACTCCCGCCCCAATCAACTTTTCCTTCAACTACCCCGGTTTCTGCTACGGCGACAACCCCAGCTTCTACTCCCACTTAACCGTCATGCCTCTCAAATCCGACGGCTCCCTTTGCTTGATGGAAGCCATCAACCGATCCCAGCCACAAG CTCCGAAGCTGGAGGATTTCTTCGGAGTGGGCCATCCCCATCACTACCAAGGAGGAATGGCGCTGAGCCTCGACAGCATGTATTACCACCACACCAACACTCAACCCACCGCCAACACCACCGGCACCGATTTCCTCAGCTCTCTCCAGGAATATCCACTTTACTACGCGCCGCCTCCGCCGACGCCGCACAAGGAGCCTGACCACCCTTCTCCGCCCGACCAAATATCTGGCGGAGAGGCCTACAACGAGCTGCAGACTCTCAGCCTTTCCATGAGCCCCGGCTCACAGTCCAGCTGCATCACCGCCCCTGTTGTCGTAGCTGACGCAGTCACCTACGACAACAAGAAAAGAGGCCAGGACAAAGTCGATCAGAAGCAGATCGTTCACCGCAAATCCATCGACACATTCGGCCAGAGAACCAGTCAATACAGAGGCGTCACCAG ACATCGATGGACTGGGAGATACGAAGCTCATTTATGGGACAACAGTTGCAAGAAAGAAGGCCAGAGCAGAAAGGGAAGGCAAG TTTACCTTG GAGGGTATGATATGGAAGAAAAAGCGGCCCGGGCTTATGATTTGGCCGCACTCAAGTACTGGGGACCGTCCACACACATCAATTTTCCg TTGGAGAATTACCAACAGGAGCTGGAAGAAATGAAGAACATGAGCCGGCAGGAATACGTCGCTCATCTCCGGAGGAAAAGCAGTGGCTTCTCTCGGGGAGCTTCCATATACAGAGGAGTCACAAG CAGACATCATCAACACGGCCGCTGGCAAGCCCGCATCGGCCGCGTTGCCGGCAACAAGGATCTCTATCTCGGCACATTCA GTACGCAGGAGGAGGCTGCGGAGGCGTACGACGTCGCGGCCATCAAGTTCAGAGGCGTGAACGCGGTGACGAACTTCGACATCACGCGCTACGACGTGGAGAGGATCATGGAGAGCAACGGCCTTCTTCCCGGGGAAATGGCGCGACGGAACAAAGAGGTTGTCGTCGTCGCAGCCTCTTCTTCGAACGACATTAATGCGGAGCCGGTTGTTGTGGCGAAGGAGTGTGAGTGGAGAGTGGCGCTGCCTAATGGCATGGGCGAGGCGGGGAAGATGTCCGCGCCCTCGTCCCTTGCCAGCTCGAGGGAGGGCAGCCCGGACCGGAACAATGTGCTTCCCATCCAATTTCCTGCCCTGCCTAGCAAGTTTTTCCCATGCCCCACGGGGGGCGAGGGCGCGGCCGCGTGGATCCCTGCGGCCGGCCCAATGCGGGCCCAGGTGCCTCTCTTCTCCGCATGGGCTGCGGATGTTtag